One window from the genome of Kluyveromyces marxianus DMKU3-1042 DNA, complete genome, chromosome 3 encodes:
- the SHE2 gene encoding She2p produces MSIGDKGSHLVLTDEIKESLEQLVAVYSNYISRYVEFMNNLIGMQRRVSTLRFERMTLIKYVKKLRFMNDILHSWKVELSGSSSNDGMTLREAIDPLGSYLIKVFEVLDLLNFYITQPLRGETISKTLNEDLVLSEETIECINETYRVYVKGIQWLVESIGGPGEGEDKKYPHLVMELVEFARKCAIEDGVDMTNSEDILLQDVAVVDSGEEFHELLCDWTSILGEKGTELKELFNQDSTKWASVTKKK; encoded by the coding sequence ATGAGTATTGGTGATAAAGGAAGTCATCTTGTTTTAACAGATGAGATCAAAGAGAGTTTGGAGCAGCTTGTGGCTGTGTATTCCAACTATATCTCGAGGTATGTCGAGTTCATGAATAATCTGATCGGGATGCAACGACGTGTGAGCACACTACGGTTCGAAAGAATGACATTGATCAAGTATGTGAAGAAATTGCGGTTTATGAATGATATTCTGCATTCATGGAAGGTGGAATTGAGTGGATCGAGCTCTAATGACGGGATGACGCTGCGTGAGGCGATTGATCCCTTAGGGTCGTATCTGATCAAGGTATTTGAAGTTCTGGACCTGCTAAACTTTTACATTACACAGCCATTGAGAGGCGAGACTATATCCAAGACGTTGAACGAAGACCTTGTCCTGTCAGAAGAGACAATTGAATGCATTAATGAGACTTACAGAGTGTACGTGAAGGGTATCCAGTGGCTGGTTGAATCCATTGGGGGTCCCGGTGAAGGAGAGGACAAGAAGTATCCGCATCTCGTGATGGAATTGGTTGAGTTTGCCAGAAAGTGTGCCATTGAAGATGGGGTCGACATGACCAACAGCGAGGACATATTGTTGCAAGACGTGGCGGTGGTAGACTCTGGGGAAGAGTTCCATGAGCTTTTGTGCGATTGGACCTCGATTCTGGGCGAGAAAGGTACTGAGTTGAAAGAACTGTTCAACCAGGACTCAACGAAATGGGCATCTGTAactaagaagaaatga
- the EUC1 gene encoding Euc1p: MDEVVRREDESVGSPRAGDGSNMVSDNEIGELQHRCSNNINQRSVLGQENGGNGGSTGSTATSSTPELTELVVEMLRNQTVMLEEVNSMRMQQLRLKEQVESLQREQERFHVSGYKRMDQGFKKVDKCLTQMEGMNEVFKEVIGIISGERVRFLDHSQENLHEEDAHMAANSELLEDNGRRNNQGMVWNSSMSYNHDRRLLEASVKREEEPWPASASASESASVPAAGSAGLAQEHSETELRNDIAGEGGSSRGDSQPLSQTDAQARRDFVLRYRMNRAVKTVKDLAREYYEGLPGQPSVLSLERRFGSTWRSSASERTFFHKRFVIIQRIESILRDPAKFKLPLDISRRNAVRVVENIRIGNNTFNNGSPCCMTLAQLYIYFSKKMDSHHDYSLTLINKDVPSIREIKNRLKKSI, encoded by the coding sequence ATGGACGAAGTGGTACGAAGGGAAGATGAAAGTGTGGGGAGTCCCAGAGCTGGTGATGGGTCTAACATGGTATCCGATAATGAGATTGGCGAGTTACAACATAGGTGTAGCAACAATATCAACCAAAGGAGTGTTTTAGGCCAGGAAAACGGTGGAAACGGTGGGAGTACTGGGAGTACAGCGACTAGCTCGACTCCGGAACTTACAGAGCTGGTGGTAGAGATGCTGCGGAATCAAACAGTTATGTTAGAAGAGGTTAATTCGATGCGAATGCAACAGCTGCGGCTCAAGGAACAAGTAGAGAGTCTCCAGCGGGAGCAGGAACGGTTTCATGTGAGTGGTTACAAGCGGATGGACCAAGGGTTCAAGAAGGTGGATAAGTGTTTGACGCAAATGGAGGGTATGAACGAGGTTTTCAAAGAGGTTATTGGGATCATTAGTGGAGAAAGGGTGCGGTTCTTGGACCATTCGCAAGAGAACTTGCACGAGGAAGATGCTCATATGGCGGCCAACTCGGAGTTGCTAGAGGACAATGGTCGGAGGAACAACCAGGGTATGGTTTGGAACAGTTCGATGAGCTATAACCACGATAGACGTTTGTTGGAGGCTTCTGTGAAGAGGGAAGAAGAGCCGTGGCCTgcatcagcatcagcatcTGAATCAGCATCTGTACCTGCAGCAGGATCAGCTGGGCTGGCCCAGGAACACTCAGAAACAGAGCTCAGGAATGATATAGCTGGAGAAGGTGGAAGTTCCCGGGGGGACTCACAGCCTCTGTCGCAAACTGATGCTCAGGCGAGGAGGGATTTCGTTCTGCGGTATCGCATGAACAGGGCAGTGAAAACGGTCAAAGACCTTGCTCGTGAATACTACGAGGGACTACCGGGCCAGCCATCAGTGCTATCGCTTGAAAGACGGTTTGGATCTACATGGAGGAGCTCGGCGAGCGAACGGACGTTCTTCCACAAACGGTTCGTGATCATCCAACGAATAGAGTCCATTCTTCGCGACCCAGCTAAGTTTAAACTACCGCTGGATATTTCCCGGAGAAACGCAGTGCGTGTTGTTGAGAACATTAGAATTGGCAACAACACGTTCAACAACGGCTCGCCTTGTTGCATGACGTTGGCCCAGCTTTACATATACTTCTCTAAAAAGATGGATTCGCACCACGATTACTCACTAACGTTGATTAACAAGGACGTCCCTAGCATTAGAGAGATCAAAAACAGGTTAAAGAAGTCTATATAG
- the MED11 gene encoding Med11p, giving the protein MSQPQYVQERLESLAKIDEQLVDVLHRASLTVSTLIDLKKGQEELKPQFEQNAQEFYTDLESATCQLRREIKLLDENVGTRLLPIQTHKRATGQDNVKLQEQFKLLEQLLTEPKDVV; this is encoded by the coding sequence ATGAGCCAACCTCAATACGTACAAGAGCGTCTAGAGTCGCTAGCAAAGATCGATGAACAGTTGGTAGACGTTTTACACAGGGCATCGCTCACTGTCTCAACGCTGATTGACCTCAAGAAAGGTCAAGAAGAGCTAAAACCACAATTCGAACAGAACGCTCAGGAGTTCTACACAGACCTGGAGTCTGCTACTTGCCAGCTACGCCGTGAGATCAAACTGCTCGATGAGAATGTCGGAACAAGGCTTCTCCCGATCCAAACGCACAAGAGAGCCACTGGCCAAGACAATGTAAAGCTTCAAGAGCAATTCAAGCTGTTGGAGCAGCTCTTAACGGAGCCCAAGGATGTTGTGTAG
- the FOL3 gene encoding bifunctional folylpolyglutamate synthase/dihydrofolate synthase: MSIELGLGRITQLLVHLGNPHHSLKVLHVAGTNGKGSVCSYLSSILQQLNHQKDVTRTSEAAFRIGKFTSPHLCHVRDSITVNSKPISAQDYASIRQHLKKVDEQHALQCTEFEIMTATALQYFHQVQCSWCILEVGLGGRQDATNVVPGSNKVCGITKIGLDHEGFLGSNLESIAWQKAGILVSETPFVAVDGTNDPKVLKVVREVAQSVNAQLETTNHDVSVKKVSTKSWGTLDLNNRLPLNGEYQISNVQVALLMLDYLQQRNQIDLSTEQVLAGIGKAEWPGRLQFLNYKYSQGNKSVPVLFDGAHNGSAAQELAKYLDSTFRFSPDEPLTFVIAITKGKTLDPLLAPLIKPQDRVICTRFGAVEGMPWISAMDTHELASEIKKYTDNVSIDEDLHGILGKLAQSGPETKICVCGSLYLVGQLLEVHYANSV; this comes from the coding sequence atgtCGATAGAGCTAGGTCTAGGCCGAATCACGCAGCTTTTGGTGCATTTGGGTAACCCACACCACAGCTTAAAGGTTCTTCATGTTGCTGGTACCAATGGGAAAGGATCTGTATGTTCTTATTTGAGCTCAATTCTGCAACAATTAAACCACCAAAAAGATGTTACAAGGACCAGCGAGGCCGCATTTAGAATCGGGAAGTTTACCTCGCCGCATCTATGCCACGTTAGAGACAGTATAACTGTAAATTCGAAGCCCATCTCGGCCCAAGATTACGCTTCCATTAGACAACACCTGAAAAAAGTGGACGAGCAACACGCCTTACAATGCACTGAGTTCGAGATCATGACTGCTACTGCGTTGCAGTACTTCCATCAAGTGCAATGCTCATGGTGTATCCTTGAAGTGGGTCTTGGAGGCCGTCAGGATGCGACTAACGTTGTGCCCGGTAGCAATAAAGTATGCGGCATCACCAAGATCGGACTTGACCACGAAGGGTTTTTGGGCAGCAATTTGGAGTCAATTGCGTGGCAGAAGGCTGGGATATTAGTCTCTGAGACGCCGTTCGTGGCTGTTGATGGAACCAACGATCCAAAGGTGCTCAAAGTGGTGCGGGAAGTTGCTCAGTCAGTGAATGCGCAATTGGAAACGACGAATCATGATGTCTCTGTGAAGAAAGTGTCTACCAAGAGCTGGGGCACGCTCGATCTAAACAATAGACTGCCCTTGAATGGTGAGTACCAGATCAGTAATGTCCAGGTGGCTTTGCTGATGCTCGATTACTTGCAACAACGGAACCAAATCGACCTGTCGACGGAACAAGTTCTAGCGGGAATTGGAAAGGCCGAGTGGCCAGGTAGACTCCAATTCCTCAACTACAAGTACTCACAGGGGAATAAGAGTGTTCCCGTGTTGTTTGATGGGGCTCACAACGGGAGTGCTGCTCAGGAGTTAGCGAAGTATCTGGACTCGACGTTTAGATTTAGTCCCGATGAGCCCTTGACGTTTGTTATAGCCATCACCAAGGGGAAAACGCTTGATCCGTTACTAGCTCCACTTATTAAACCTCAGGACCGCGTTATATGCACGCGGTTTGGTGCTGTAGAAGGAATGCCATGGATCTCTGCGATGGATACGCATGAACTGGCAAGCgagatcaagaagtatACCGATAATGTAAGCATAGACGAGGATCTGCATGGTATCCTGGGCAAACTTGCACAATCCGGGCCCGAGACCAAgatatgtgtgtgtggtTCGCTATACTTGGTGGGCCAATTGCTCGAGGTTCATTACGCAAATAGTGTTTAA
- a CDS encoding putative peptide hydrolase — protein MCGRYALNLNSETIVDEFRARNVDLEAKQMPSFKERYNVGPTQEVPVFHDSHLQLMKWGMIPFWTKDLSKATPWKTFNARAESVFKSRLWKPSLNHKRCVVPISGYYEWQGKKGEKTPYFIRRKDKKVMFLAGLFDMVELKADQKTKEDPDGETQQLWSFTIITGPAPKELEWLHERMPVVLEPNSKQWESWLDPKRDSWSEDEIMDELKPVWRESEYEWYPVPKEVGNVQNNEKRLMEKAIPKSAPAGAAAAKKPRGGIDSFFKQKKEEEEQDDETKPKRHLKREEESSNDLEAPQKKVKKE, from the coding sequence ATGTGTGGGAGATATGCCCTAAATCTAAATTCCGAGACTATTGTTGATGAGTTCAGAGCCAGAAATGTGGACTTAGAAGCCAAGCAAATGCCTAGTTTCAAGGAGAGGTACAATGTAGGACCCACACAGGAAGTTCCTGTGTTCCACGACTCGCATTTGCAGCTGATGAAGTGGGGGATGATTCCGTTCTGGACCAAAGACTTGAGCAAAGCGACACCTTGGAAGACGTTCAATGCACGAGCAGAGTCTGTTTTTAAGAGCAGATTATGGAAACCGTCGTTGAATCACAAGCGGTGTGTAGTTCCAATCAGTGGATACTACGAATGGCAGGGGAAAAAGGGCGAGAAGACGCCTTATTTCATCCGCAGAAAGGATAAGAAGGTGATGTTCTTGGCTGGTTTGTTTGATATGGTGGAGCTGAAAGCGGACCAGAAGACCAAGGAGGACCCAGATGGAGAGACTCAACAGTTGTGGAGTTTCACGATAATAACGGGTCCAGCTCCGAAGGAGCTTGAATGGTTACACGAACGCATGCCCGTGGTTCTTGAGCCGAACTCAAAGCAATGGGAAAGCTGGCTTGATCCTAAGCGGGATAGCTGGTCAGAAGATGAGATTATGGACGAGTTGAAGCCCGTGTGGCGGGAGTCTGAGTACGAGTGGTATCCAGTGCCTAAGGAGGTGGGCAATGTGCAAAATAACGAGAAACGGTTGATGGAAAAGGCGATCCCTAAATCTGCAcctgctggtgctgctgctgcaaagAAACCAAGAGGCGGTATTGATTCCTTCTTTaagcagaagaaggaggaggaggagcaGGATGATGAGACAAAGCCAAAACGCCATTTGAAGCGGGAAGAAGAATCCTCTAACGATCTGGAAGCACCCCAAAAGAAGGTAAAGAAAGAGTAA
- the MGR3 gene encoding mitochondrial inner membrane i-AAA protease supercomplex subunit MGR3 codes for MKVGGCLQNIMLQKCGARTLLRAAEVRAIRHNMIITNGPITMTPIGRSLGSHMMARSYYIPPKYEAKNKRYNWLFGLGVFGALSFGLWWFYYPHHNYPRSVSKLLRKALWEESDKKEFNYQGALKYYIEALEQCQKLGMDPLGDEYTGIELKIAEMYEHLNFEKEANLIYWELVHRYYKALNTPGKIPEEKRQHMVQKDLRVLIKALEQNQDLMYGKKVLLSHLLLAQEEILSRSQELKQYFDTRKQDVIKSNEKEGRDIIVIKQKFDPDEFLKSIKVDENGYMILDLHKDSSAWEPLKEEFFTARDLYTAYCLSTKDLLSALGCKMTTVQWMVLADMAPGQILLSQANLGSLLYLQTEQVEGQLFALNQTPKEDRDDDFKEKVAQLTKQREVCLDLANRCYQSVVSFGKKNKKLRFQVNDLLDPSASQAIALSTYGMGVISLHRGDFSKAERLLNDSLSLAKETDFQELISPSEVELEKVAKARADPKVLEPFHSSPTTEN; via the coding sequence ATGAAGGTCGGGGGTTGCTTGCAAAACATCATGCTTCAAAAATGCGGTGCTAGAACACTTTTACGTGCTGCAGAAGTCCGTGCAATAAGGCACAATATGATTATAACCAATGGACCAATCACGATGACTCCCATTGGACGGTCCTTGGGGTCGCATATGATGGCCCGTAGCTACTATATCCCGCCCAAATATGAagcaaagaacaaaaggtACAACTGGTTGTTTGGGCTCGGTGTTTTCGGTGCGCTTTCCTTTGGGTTATGGTGGTTCTATTATCCTCATCACAACTACCCTAGATCTGTATCGAAGCTTTTACGTAAAGCCCTTTGGGAGGAGAGTGATAAGAAGGAGTTTAACTACCAGGGAGCGCTTAAGTACTATATTGAAGCGTTGGAGCAATGCCAGAAGTTGGGGATGGACCCATTGGGGGACGAATACACAGGTATTGAGTTGAAAATTGCCGAAATGTACGAACACTTGAACTTTGAGAAGGAGGCCAACTTGATCTACTGGGAGCTCGTGCACAGGTACTACAAGGCATTGAATACCCCGGGAAAGATTCCAGAGGAGAAAAGACAGCATATGGTGCAGAAAGATTTGCGAGTTTTGATTAAAGCGTTGGAACAAAACCAAGATTTGATGTACGGGAAGAAAGTGCTTTTATCGCACCTTTTGCTTgcccaagaagaaatattgaGCAGATCACAGGAATTGAAGCAGTACTTCGACACAAGAAAGCAAGATGTGATTAAGTCGAATGAGAAGGAAGGGCGTGATATCATTGTTATCAAACAGAAATTCGATCCGGATGAGTTTTTGAAATCCATTAAGGTTGATGAAAACGGGTACATGATCCTAGACTTGCACAAGGACAGCAGCGCATGGGAACCATTGAAAGAGGAATTCTTCACGGCCAGAGACTTGTACACGGCGTACTGCTTGTCGACTAAAGATCTTCTATCTGCCTTGGGGTGCAAGATGACCACGGTGCAGTGGATGGTTTTGGCAGACATGGCACCGGGTCAAATCCTCCTATCGCAGGCTAACCTGGGCTCCTTATTGTATTTGCAAACAGAACAAGTTGAAGGCCAGTTATTCGCACTCAATCAAACGCCAAAGGAAGACAGGgatgatgatttcaaagaaaaggtcGCGCAGCTCACCAAACAGCGTGAAGTATGTCTAGACTTGGCCAACAGATGTTACCAAAGTGTTGTAAGTTTcgggaagaagaacaaaaagcTCAGATTCCAAGTTAACGATTTGTTGGACCCTTCGGCTTCCCAAGCTATCGCACTTTCCACCTACGGTATGGGTGTGATAAGTCTCCACCGGGGAGATTTCTCCAAGGCGGAACGTCTATTAAATGATAGTTTATCTCTAGCGAAAGAAACAGACTTCCAGGAATTAATCAGCCCCTCAGAAGTCGAGTTGGAGAAAGTGGCAAAGGCCAGGGCAGATCCTAAGGTATTGGAACCCTTCCACAGCTcaccaacaacagaaaattaa
- the OCT1 gene encoding metalloendopeptidase has translation MHQTVSVSRRYVPQCLGRLSRTGLCINGQGYAHRWYTSTTLERLKQPLRRVFDDEGYWKDINKPNYKSDKRFGLSFGSQLETGLFQNPYLKSANGLLEFTEHSFNRARELVHKIHSIETEEQLKHYIKDLDQLSDVLCRVIDLCEFIRATHPDRKFVQTAQQCHEKMFEIMNILNTDVKLCDLLTQCLDKSEALGLSSEEIRVGKILLEDFEKSGIYMEPEIREKFINLSQEISVIGQEFISNTEFVRDNHVKISCDVLEANVNAIVYSQLKKDISGEHYKVPTYGYIPYTILRSCSDETIRKKIWTAMHSCSDEQIERLRKLVDLRIQLAKLLGSKNFAEYQLQGKMAKNPENVKGFLESLVHTTRVKAANELKPMARLKAELTGMQTPETLEEVLEVIKPWDRDYYGSIQALSQRRSSALETGESISASFSLGVVMQGLSDLLEKIYGIKLVPRTPKTGETWSPDVRRIDVIDENEGLIGVMYCDLFERDGKTPNPAHFTVCCSRNMYPNETDTSTIQVGVNSKGQKFQLPVISLVCDFRPSEVQMEDGSSVQICLLQLNEIETLFHEMGHAMHSMLGRTQLQNVSGTRCATDFVELPSILMEHFARDTRVLSSISSHYKTGESLDIQILKNHQLENQFLQNCETFSQIKMSLLDQELHNLDQNGASIDVVRLYHRLERRLRVMPDNESNWCGKFGHLFGYGASYYSYLFDRAIASRIWEHLFEQNPFDRTNGTKLKEGLLQWGGSRDPWFLLSKVLDEPRLAKGDEWGMRYIGDVKSGM, from the coding sequence ATGCATCAAACGGTTAGTGTCAGCAGGCGATATGTGCCACAATGCTTGGGCCGTTTGTCTCGTACAGGGCTATGTATAAATGGCCAAGGCTATGCTCATCGTTGGTATACTTCGACGACGTTAGAGCGGTTAAAGCAGCCGTTAAGACGGGTATTTGACGATGAAGGGTACTGGAAAGATATCAATAAACCTAACTATAAATCAGACAAGAGATTTGGGCTAAGCTTTGGTTCGCAGCTGGAAACAGGTCTCTTTCAAAATCCATATCTTAAATCAGCGAATGGGTTACTTGAATTTACGGAGCATTCGTTCAACAGGGCGCGTGAGCTAGTGCATAAGATACACTCTATTGAGACTGAGGAGCAATTGAAACATTACATCAAGGACTTGGATCAGTTGAGTGATGTTTTGTGTCGTGTTATCGACTTGTGTGAATTTATAAGAGCTACGCATCCAGATAGGAAATTTGTGCAGACGGCACAGCAATGCCATGAGAAGATGTTTGAGATCATGAACATCTTGAACACGGATGTTAAGTTATGTGATCTTTTAACGCAGTGTTTGGATAAAAGTGAGGCATTGGGGCTCAGTAGTGAAGAAATAAGAGTGGGCAAGATTCTATTGGAGGACTTTGAAAAGTCCGGCATATACATGGAACCGGAGATCAGAGAGAAGTTTATCAATTTGAGTCAAGAGATCAGTGTTATTGGTCAGGAATTCATCAGCAATACTGAATTTGTAAGAGATAACCATGTGAAGATTAGCTGTGATGTGCTAGAAGCCAATGTCAATGCTATAGTTTATTCTCAGttaaagaaagatataTCTGGGGAACACTACAAGGTTCCAACGTATGGATACATTCCATATACTATATTGAGGTCATGCAGTGATGAAACCattagaaagaaaatttgGACCGCGATGCATAGTTGCTCAGACGAGCAAATCGAGAGGTTGAGAAAGTTGGTTGATTTGCGTATTCAACTAGCAAAGTTATTGGGTTCCAAGAACTTTGCTGAATATCAACTACAGGGGAAGATGGCCAAGAATCCAGAGAATGTGAAAGGTTTCCTTGAATCGCTGGTTCACACTACTCGTGTTAAAGCAGCTAATGAATTAAAACCAATGGCTCGTTTGAAGGCCGAGTTGACTGGTATGCAAACGCCAGAAACATTAGAAGAAGTGTTGGAGGTAATTAAACCATGGGACAGAGACTACTACGGCTCCATTCAAGCTTTGTCGCAACGTAGATCATCAGCACTGGAGACTGGGGAATCTATTTCAGcgtctttttctttgggtGTTGTAATGCAAGGTCTCTCTGATCTTTTAGAGAAAATCTACGGTATTAAGTTGGTTCCCAGAACGCCAAAAACAGGTGAGACTTGGTCACCAGACGTTCGTAGAATCGACGTTATTGATGAAAACGAAGGTTTGATTGGTGTTATGTACTGCGACTTGTTTGAAAGGGACGGAAAGACACCAAACCCCGCGCATTTCACTGTATGTTGCTCTAGAAACATGTACCCAAACGAAACTGACACATCAACCATCCAAGTCGGCGTCAACAGCAAGGGCCAAAAGTTCCAGCTTCCTGTAATCTCGCTTGTATGTGATTTCCGCCCCTCAGAGGTCCAAATGGAGGATGGTTCCTCCGTCCAAATCTGTCTATTACAATTGAATGAGATTGAAACCTTATTCCACGAGATGGGCCACGCCATGCATTCCATGTTGGGTAGAACTCAATTACAAAACGTTAGTGGGACTCGTTGTGCCACTGATTTTGTTGAGCTACCTAGTATTTTAATGGAGCATTTCGCTAGAGATACTCGTGTCCTCTCATCGATTTCTTCGCATTACAAGACAGGTGAATCGCTTGATATCCAGATTTTAAAGAACCACCAACTGGAAAACCAATTCTTACAAAACTGCGAAACATTCTCACAGATTAAGATGTCATTACTTGATCAAGAACTACACAATTTGGACCAGAACGGTGCCTCGATTGATGTGGTTCGTTTATACCACAGATTGGAACGTCGCTTGCGTGTTATGCCAGACAACGAAAGCAATTGGTGCGGTAAGTTCGGTCATTTGTTTGGATACGGCGCATCTTATTACAGCTATCTATTTGATAGAGCGATAGCATCACGGATATGGGAGCATTTGTTTGAGCAGAATCCATTTGACAGGACAAATGGTACAAAGTTAAAAGAAGGATTATTACAATGGGGTGGTTCTCGTGACCCATGGTTCCTACTAAGTAAGGTTCTTGACGAACCAAGGTTGGCTAAAGGAGACGAATGGGGCATGCGCTACATTGGTGATGTAAAGTCTGGCATGTAA
- the ASC1 gene encoding 40S ribosomal protein RACK1 → MSSSNIMLVLRGTLEGHNGWVTSLSTSAAQPNLLVSGSRDKTLISWKLTENEQQFGVPVRSYKGHSHIVQDVVVSADGNYAVSASWDKTLRLWNLATGNSEARFVGHTGDVLSVAIDANSSKIISASRDKTIRVWNTVGDCAYVLLGHTDWVTKVRVAPKNLEEGEADDGRITFVSAGMDKIVRSWSLNEDSYRIEADFIGHNNYINVVQPSPDGSLAASAGKDGQVYVWNLKHKNAFMNFDAKDEVFALAFSPSRFWLTAATASGIKIYDLENEVLIDELKPEFAGYTKAQDPHAVSLAWSADGQTLFAGYTDNVIRVWQVMTAN, encoded by the exons ATGTCTTCCAGCAATATCATGCTTGTTTTGAGAGGTACCCTAGAAGGCCACAACGGCTGGGTCACCTCTTTGTCTACCTCTGCTGCTCAACCAAACTTGTTGGTTTCCGGTTCCAGAGATAAGACTTTGATCTCCTGGAAGTTGACTGAAAACGAACAACAATTCGGTGTTCCAGTCAGATCTTACAAGGGTCACTCTCACATCGTCCAAGATGTTGTTGTCTCTGCTGACGGTAACTACGCTGTTTCCGCTTCTTGGGATAAGACCTTGAGATTGTGGAACTTGGCTACCGGTAACTCTGAAGCTAGATTTGTCGGCCACACTGGTGACGTTTTGTCCGTTGCCATTGACGCCAACTCTTCTAAGATTATCTCTGCTTCCAGAGATAAGACCATCAGAGTCTGGAACACCGTTGGTGACTGTGCCTACGTTTTGTTGGGTCACACCGACTGGGTCACCAAGGTCAGAGTTGCTCCAAAGAACTtggaagaaggtgaagccGATGACGGTAGAATCACCTTCGTTTCCGCTGGTATGGACAAGATCGTTAGA TCCTGGTCCTTGAACGAAGATTCTTACAGAATCGAAGCTGACTTCATTGGTCACAACAACTACATCAACGTCGTCCAACCATCTCCAGATGGATCCCTAGCTGCCTCTGCTGGTAAGGACGGTCAAGTCTACGTCTGGAACTTGAAGCACAAGAACGCCTTCATGAACTTCGACGCTAAGGACGAAGTCTTCGCTTTGGCTTTCTCTCCATCCAGATTCTGGTTGACCGCTGCTACCGCTTCTGGTATCAAGATCTACGACTTGGAAAACGAAGTCTTGATCGACGAATTGAAGCCAGAATTCGCTGGTTACACCAAGGCTCAAGACCCACACGCCGTCTCCTTGGCTTGGTCTGCTGATGGTCAAACTTTGTTCGCCGGTTACACCGACAACGTCATCAGAGTTTGGCAAGTCATGACTGCCAACTAA
- the ASC1 gene encoding 40S ribosomal protein RACK1 (containing WD40 domain) — protein sequence MSSSNIMLVLRGTLEGHNGWVTSLSTSAAQPNLLVSGSRDKTLISWKLTENEQQFGVPVRSYKGHSHIVQDVVVSADGNYAVSASWDKTLRLWNLATGNSEARFVGHTGDVLSVAIDANSSKIISASRDKTIRVWNTVGDCAYVLLGHTDWVTKVRVAPKNLEEGEADDGRITFVSAGMDKIVRVCATFFCFPFLLLI from the coding sequence ATGTCTTCCAGCAATATCATGCTTGTTTTGAGAGGTACCCTAGAAGGCCACAACGGCTGGGTCACCTCTTTGTCTACCTCTGCTGCTCAACCAAACTTGTTGGTTTCCGGTTCCAGAGATAAGACTTTGATCTCCTGGAAGTTGACTGAAAACGAACAACAATTCGGTGTTCCAGTCAGATCTTACAAGGGTCACTCTCACATCGTCCAAGATGTTGTTGTCTCTGCTGACGGTAACTACGCTGTTTCCGCTTCTTGGGATAAGACCTTGAGATTGTGGAACTTGGCTACCGGTAACTCTGAAGCTAGATTTGTCGGCCACACTGGTGACGTTTTGTCCGTTGCCATTGACGCCAACTCTTCTAAGATTATCTCTGCTTCCAGAGATAAGACCATCAGAGTCTGGAACACCGTTGGTGACTGTGCCTACGTTTTGTTGGGTCACACCGACTGGGTCACCAAGGTCAGAGTTGCTCCAAAGAACTtggaagaaggtgaagccGATGACGGTAGAATCACCTTCGTTTCCGCTGGTATGGACAAGATCGTTAGAGTATGTGcaacttttttttgctttccCTTTTTACTACTAATATGA